Proteins encoded together in one Prunus dulcis chromosome 3, ALMONDv2, whole genome shotgun sequence window:
- the LOC117621225 gene encoding DUF724 domain-containing protein 3-like isoform X2 has translation MAGLEGNEHQQQLQLFSVGSAVEVRSDEEGFKGAWFRATIVTSPTNLASKKRKRALVEYKSLVTEDGSQQLKEYVDSAYLRPVPPPLGDQNFEEGDVVDADYKDGWWTGVVKKVLDNSKYTVVFEFPPDLIEFERERLRLHQDWDAGKWVRPNKQEVLAASDSPQNKDHVLHAQNDSNHVEVATQLENLGAVEDNPESKNSGKSLLEQSSYPRSIKSKKMLARNVTATDSGPLKKLKDDKAAEATSSITAITARQLRKMPDNKEMLHELATVSRGVRGTRRSRKPVVSHQLLKTESLLEENNVTKEERDGEVDSQWVHPVTSKGRRTKSPFGSRLTQAGYICALPSQKREKEKGKEEYASVNSAGKIIQKEGISKEAEVPLTVRSKAKEKDGSLAENPCQLPNDPAQEKSMVMSAELGSDSIFANLLRSLVLFPDMEFKQQPAGGSTHKRKRGRPRKLVVVGPQASEGVKGQNGLGKVADGNVAEDQTLEEVALHVLRGMDSTDSQDASRRKTAEFPGTRCMTNEPARTCVGADDDDRPLSMWFGGMQHPASAGESRSSPDGNVREPVEVARRESLAVDAVSGSGQDEKGGLPFVKSSPVWKAIETLEVFRMIPQSPHFRPLGQCKEEYREGSAIGNMITFSRLAEKISRLHFDEPKDVFNSILESLLDLEKYGFNVTVLRERVNLLLSVKERQGQFQVESKDAESKIREHSHEKIKLVEEADCIAKKIIELEEKHASVKLQVGAKDLEIARLQKLVDAMSETIQSARSDFEKLASAPLK, from the exons ATGGCAGGCTTGGAGGGCAACGAACACCAGCAGCAGCTCCAATTATTCAGCGTAGGCTCGGCCGTAGAAGTGAGGAGCGACGAGGAAGGGTTCAAAGGCGCCTGGTTCAGAGCCACCATCGTCACAAGTCCCACAAACTTAGCCtcaaagaagaggaaaagggCCTTGGTGGAGTACAAGAGCTTGGTCACCGAAGATGGCTCTCAGCAGCTCAAAGAGTACGTTGATTCGGCTTACTTGAGGCCTGTGCCGCCTCCATTGGGTGACCAAAACTTTGAGGAGGGTGACGTGGTCGATGCGGATTATAAAGATGGATGGTGGACTGGAGTTGTAAAAAAGGTTCTTGACAATTCCAAGTACACAGTGGTGTTTGAATTCCCTCCAgatttgattgaatttgagAGAGAGCGTCTCAGATTGCATCAAGATTGGGATGCTGGCAAATGGGTTCGGCCCAATAAGCAG GAGGTATTGGCCGCTTCAGATTCTCCACAAAATAAAGATCATGTATTGCATGCTCAAAACGATTCCAACCATGTTGAAGTGGCGACtcaacttgaaaatttggGTGCTGTAGAGGATAACCCTGAATCAAAAAATTCAGGGAAGAGTCTTTTGGAGCAGTCAAGTTATCCCCGGAGCATCAAGAGCAAAAAGATGTTAGCCCGTAATGTTACTGCTACAGACTCGGGTCCTTTAAAAAAGTTAAAGGATGACAAAGCTGCAGAGGCCACATCATCCATTACAGCCATTACAGCACGTCAGTTGAGGAAAATGCCTGACAATAAAGAAATGCTCCATGAATTAGCCACAGTGAGTAGAGGAGTTAGAGGAACAAGACGATCAAGAAAACCTGTTGTTAGCCATCAACTTCTTAAAACAGAGAGCTTGCTTGAGGAAAATAATGTT ACTAAGGAAGAGAGAGACGGTGAAGTGGATAGCCAATGGGTACATCCTGTAACAAGTAAAGGAAGACGTACAAAGTCTCCATTTGGAAGCCGATTGACCCAAGCAG GGTATATCTGTGCACTGCCTAgccaaaagagagaaaaagaaaagg GTAAGGAAGAGTACGCAAGTGTCAATTCTGCTGGAAAAATAATTCAGAAGGAGGGGATAAGTAAGGAAGCTGAAGTGCCTCTCACTGTCAGGTCAAAAGCTAAGGAAAAGGATGGTTCACTGGCTGAAAATCCATGCCAGCTTCCTAATGATCCTGCACAAGAAAAGAGCATG GTTATGTCAGCTGAACTTGGCAGTGATTCAATTTTCGCTAACCTGCTCCGTAGCCTGGTTCTTTTTCCAGACATG GAGTTTAAGCAGCAACCAGCTGGCGGAAGTACTCATAAAAGAAAGAGGGGCAGACCTCGAAAATTAGTGGTTGTAGGCCCCCAAGCTTCAGAGGGAG TCAAGGGGCAGAATGGATTGGGAAAAGTTGCCGATGGAAATGTTGCAGAAGATCAGACGCTTGAGGAAGTTGCTTTGCATGTGCTCAGAGGGATGGACTCTACAG ATTCACAAGATGCTTCTAGAAGAAAAACAGCTGAGTTTCCTGGAACAAGGTGCATGACAAATGAACCTGCAAGGACCTGTGTTGGAGCAGATGATGATGACAGACCTCTATCCATGTGGTTTGGAGGGATGCAGCATCCTGCAAGCGCGGGTGAATCAA GATCATCCCCTGATGGGAATGTTAGAGAACCAGTTGAGGTAGCAAGGAGGGAATCTCTTGCAGTTGATGCAGTCAGTGGCAGTGGGCAAGATGAGAAAGGAGGCTTGCCTTTTGTTAAAAGCTCTCCTGTGTGGAAGGCAATTGAAACATTAGAAGTATTCAGAATGATACCACAAAGTCCGCACTTCCGTCCTTTGGGTCAATGCAAAGAAGAATATCGTGAGGGATCAGCAATTGGCAATATGATAACCTTTTCCAGACTGGCGGAGAAAATATCCAGGCTGCACTTTGATGAGCCCAAAGATGTTTTCAATAGCATTTTAGAGAGTCTTCTTGACCTGGAAAAGTATGGATTTAATGTAACAGTTCTACGTGAGCGCGTGAATCTTTTATTGTCTGTTAAAGAGAGGCAAGGGCAGTTTCAGGTCGAGTCAAAAGATGCTGAAAGTAAGATCAGGGAGCATTCTCATGAAAAGATAAAGCTTGTAGAAGAGGCCGACTGTATTGCGAAGAAAATAATTGAGTTAGAGGAGAAACATGCATCAGTGAAGTTACAAGTGGGGGCGAAAGATCTTGAGATTGCTAGATTGCAAAAGCTTGTGGATGCCATGAGTGAAACCATTCAGAGTGCTCGGTCGGATTTTGAAAAGCTAGCTTCAGCTCCCTTGAAATAG